The following coding sequences lie in one Micromonospora sp. R77 genomic window:
- a CDS encoding acyl-CoA thioesterase — protein MTDHPSAPQGKPTSYSRVTLSRIMTAVDVNLYGTVHGGVLMKFVDDVAGAAAARHSGGTAVTASIDEIVFSEPVRVGDLVHAHAQVNWTGHTSMEIGVRVVAERWDSAEDEPVRVATAYLVFVGVDVGGAPRAVRPVLPETAEDERRFREAEIRRAHRLARRRAIQAHRAG, from the coding sequence ATGACAGATCACCCCTCCGCCCCGCAGGGCAAACCCACCTCGTACTCCCGCGTCACGCTGAGTCGCATCATGACTGCGGTCGATGTCAACCTGTACGGGACCGTGCACGGCGGGGTGCTGATGAAGTTCGTCGACGACGTGGCCGGGGCCGCGGCGGCCCGGCACAGCGGCGGCACCGCGGTCACCGCCTCGATCGACGAGATCGTCTTCTCCGAGCCGGTCCGGGTGGGTGACCTGGTGCACGCGCACGCCCAGGTGAACTGGACCGGGCACACCTCGATGGAGATCGGGGTGCGGGTGGTCGCCGAGCGCTGGGACTCGGCCGAGGACGAGCCGGTCCGGGTGGCCACGGCGTACCTGGTCTTCGTGGGCGTCGACGTGGGCGGCGCGCCGCGGGCGGTCCGGCCGGTGCTGCCGGAGACCGCGGAGGACGAGCGGCGGTTCCGGGAGGCCGAGATCCGCCGCGCCCACCGGCTGGCCCGCCGCCGCGCCATCCAGGCGCACCGGGCCGGCTGA
- a CDS encoding phosphatidylinositol-specific phospholipase C domain-containing protein — protein sequence MRRLPALLALATLTGSLLVPGSASAAVPADTRVSAATAVGTHNTYERGTYTYLAQALDARPGLIELDVWPDVLARQWRVSHSNPLGNDNNCVAATSPAQLYTGTRNKNLEHCLDDLRLWLGAHPDAGPVILKLELKTGFSSRTGQGPAQLDALLAARLGDRVFRPADLLGGHADLDAAARADAWPTRAQLAGRVIVELIPGTVEEGNPTDTLWTDVEYARYLAGLAAAGTLSRAQAFPAVHRAQAGDPRSRYADTTLRPWFVLFDGDATAYVTGGIDTAWYDTNHYLLVMTDAQNVPPAVGTDPDAARARLAQLAAAHASVASADWAALPAVVGEVAPAADPRRDVRSGWAAAGPGGRHWRRPPPP from the coding sequence ATGCGCAGACTCCCCGCCCTGCTCGCCCTCGCCACCCTCACCGGGTCCCTGCTGGTCCCCGGCAGCGCCTCCGCCGCCGTTCCGGCCGACACCCGGGTCTCCGCCGCCACCGCCGTCGGCACGCACAACACCTACGAACGCGGCACCTACACCTACCTCGCCCAGGCCCTGGACGCCCGGCCCGGCCTGATCGAGCTGGACGTCTGGCCGGACGTCCTCGCCCGGCAGTGGCGGGTCAGCCACTCCAACCCGCTGGGCAACGACAACAACTGCGTCGCCGCCACCAGCCCCGCCCAGCTCTACACCGGCACCCGGAACAAGAACCTGGAGCACTGCCTCGACGACCTCCGGCTCTGGCTGGGCGCGCATCCCGACGCCGGCCCGGTGATCCTCAAGCTGGAGCTGAAGACCGGCTTCAGCAGCCGTACCGGGCAGGGGCCGGCACAGCTCGACGCGCTGCTCGCCGCCCGCCTCGGTGACCGGGTGTTCCGCCCCGCCGACCTGCTCGGCGGCCACGCCGACCTCGACGCCGCCGCCCGGGCCGACGCGTGGCCCACCCGGGCGCAGCTCGCCGGCCGGGTGATCGTCGAGTTGATCCCCGGCACGGTCGAGGAGGGCAACCCCACCGACACCCTCTGGACCGACGTGGAGTACGCCCGTTACCTGGCCGGCCTGGCGGCGGCCGGCACGCTGTCGCGGGCGCAGGCGTTCCCCGCCGTGCACCGCGCCCAGGCCGGCGACCCGCGCAGCCGGTACGCGGACACCACCCTGCGTCCCTGGTTCGTCCTCTTCGACGGCGACGCCACCGCCTACGTCACCGGCGGCATCGACACCGCCTGGTACGACACCAACCACTACCTGCTGGTGATGACCGACGCGCAGAACGTCCCGCCGGCGGTGGGGACCGACCCGGACGCCGCCCGGGCCCGGCTCGCCCAGCTCGCGGCGGCGCACGCCAGCGTCGCCTCCGCCGACTGGGCGGCGCTGCCCGCCGTGGTCGGCGAGGTCGCGCCCGCGGCTGACCCGCGCCGCGACGTCCGGTCCGGTTGGGCGGCAGCCGGACCGGGCGGCCGGCACTGGCGGAGGCCACCGCCGCCCTGA
- a CDS encoding UDP-glucose/GDP-mannose dehydrogenase family protein, whose product MTIPYPNTQPMPAIAAVTPPSGAPRPRVTFLGTGYLGATYAICYAELGYEVLGFDVDADKIAKLNAGEVPIHEPGLDELLRRNLAAGRLRFSTDIAETADFGDVHFICVGTPQRADGMGADLSYVEASVTGLAQHLTRKALIVGKSTVPVGTAEWVEQLVDKHTPADLAVEVAWSPEFLQEGFAVDDVLRPNRIVVGVKSEWANGMLYAAHKGVFDLAATEDREVPMVVTDFATAELVKVAANAFLATKISFINAMAEVCEAAGGDVTQLARSIGYDPRIGNRFLQAGLGFGGACLPKDIRAFQARAQELGAGEALRFLHEVDLINLRRRTRVVQLAAELLGRRSGPAGPDLSGTRIAVLGATFKPNTDDVRDAPALAVASLLGKAGADVHVYDPQGMENARRAVPDLAYEESMADAVTGADLVCVLTEWADFRNADPVALGELARGRRVVDGRNCLDATLWTQAGWQYRGLGRP is encoded by the coding sequence GTGACGATCCCGTACCCGAACACCCAGCCGATGCCGGCCATCGCCGCGGTGACGCCGCCCTCGGGCGCGCCCCGGCCCCGGGTGACCTTCCTCGGCACCGGCTACCTCGGCGCGACGTACGCCATCTGCTACGCCGAACTCGGCTACGAGGTGCTCGGCTTCGACGTCGACGCGGACAAGATCGCCAAGCTGAACGCCGGCGAGGTGCCGATCCACGAGCCCGGCCTGGACGAACTGCTGCGCCGCAACCTGGCGGCCGGGCGGCTGCGGTTCAGCACCGACATCGCCGAGACCGCCGACTTCGGCGACGTGCACTTCATCTGCGTCGGCACCCCGCAGCGCGCCGACGGGATGGGCGCCGACCTGTCGTACGTCGAGGCGTCGGTGACCGGCCTGGCCCAGCACCTCACCCGCAAGGCGCTGATCGTCGGCAAGTCCACCGTCCCGGTGGGCACCGCCGAGTGGGTCGAGCAGCTGGTCGACAAGCACACCCCCGCCGACCTGGCCGTCGAGGTGGCGTGGAGCCCCGAGTTCCTCCAGGAGGGCTTCGCCGTCGACGACGTGCTCCGGCCCAACCGGATCGTGGTCGGCGTCAAGAGCGAGTGGGCCAACGGCATGCTCTACGCCGCCCACAAGGGGGTCTTCGACCTGGCCGCCACCGAGGACCGCGAGGTCCCCATGGTGGTCACCGACTTCGCCACCGCCGAGCTGGTCAAGGTCGCCGCGAACGCCTTCCTCGCCACCAAGATCTCCTTCATCAACGCGATGGCCGAGGTCTGCGAGGCCGCCGGCGGCGACGTCACCCAGCTGGCCCGGTCCATCGGGTACGACCCCCGGATCGGCAACCGCTTCCTGCAGGCCGGTCTCGGCTTCGGCGGCGCCTGCCTGCCCAAGGACATCCGCGCCTTCCAGGCCCGCGCCCAGGAGCTCGGCGCCGGCGAGGCGCTGCGCTTCCTGCACGAGGTGGACCTGATCAACCTGCGCCGCCGTACCCGGGTGGTCCAGCTCGCCGCCGAGCTGCTCGGCCGGCGCTCCGGCCCGGCCGGCCCGGACCTCTCCGGCACCCGGATCGCGGTGCTCGGCGCGACCTTCAAGCCGAACACCGACGACGTCCGCGACGCCCCGGCGCTCGCCGTCGCCTCGCTGCTCGGCAAGGCCGGCGCCGACGTGCACGTGTACGACCCGCAGGGCATGGAGAACGCCCGCCGGGCGGTGCCGGACCTGGCGTACGAGGAGAGCATGGCCGACGCCGTCACCGGCGCCGACCTGGTCTGCGTGCTCACCGAGTGGGCCGACTTCCGCAACGCCGACCCGGTCGCCCTCGGCGAGCTGGCCCGGGGCCGCCGGGTGGTCGACGGCCGCAACTGCCTCGACGCGACACTGTGGACGCAGGCCGGCTGGCAGTACCGGGGCCTCGGCCGCCCCTGA
- the purE gene encoding 5-(carboxyamino)imidazole ribonucleotide mutase, whose protein sequence is MSTVGIIMGSDSDWPTMKAAAEALDEFDVPYEVGVVSAHRTPTKMIEYGRSAADRGVKVIIAGAGGAAHLPGMVASVTPLPVIGVPVPLKYLDGMDSLLSIVQMPAGVPVATVSIGNARNAGLLAVRILAAADPALLKRMTDFQASLEDLVAEKDTALRASLG, encoded by the coding sequence ATGAGCACCGTCGGCATCATCATGGGCAGCGACTCGGACTGGCCGACCATGAAGGCCGCCGCCGAGGCGCTGGACGAGTTCGACGTCCCCTACGAGGTGGGTGTGGTCTCCGCGCACCGCACCCCGACCAAGATGATCGAGTACGGCCGCTCCGCCGCGGACCGCGGCGTCAAGGTGATCATCGCGGGTGCGGGCGGTGCGGCTCACCTGCCCGGCATGGTCGCCTCGGTCACCCCGCTGCCGGTGATCGGCGTGCCGGTGCCGCTGAAGTACCTGGACGGCATGGACTCGCTGCTGTCGATCGTGCAGATGCCCGCCGGGGTGCCGGTGGCCACGGTGTCGATCGGCAACGCCCGCAACGCCGGCCTGCTCGCCGTCCGCATCCTCGCCGCCGCCGATCCGGCGCTGCTCAAGCGGATGACGGACTTCCAGGCGAGCCTGGAGGACCTGGTCGCCGAGAAGGACACCGCCCTCCGCGCCTCCCTCGGCTGA
- a CDS encoding TIGR03089 family protein, with product MAENIARVFADAIATDPTRPLLTWYDDATGERTELSGATLANWVAKTGNLLVDEVALAPGDTAGVLLPPHWQTAAVLLGCWSAKLTVADAPGTVDVLFAAVDRLGEAAAWSAGERYALALDPFALPMRQVPPGFADYVSEVRGHGDHFTPYPGPGEADAALLARAEARATDLGITPGARVLIDVSAHPDPVDWLLAPLTAGATLVLCANLDPARLPSRTTAEKTTLAV from the coding sequence ATGGCCGAGAACATTGCCCGGGTCTTCGCCGACGCGATCGCGACCGACCCGACCCGACCCCTGCTGACCTGGTACGACGATGCCACCGGCGAGCGGACCGAACTCTCCGGCGCGACGCTGGCCAACTGGGTGGCCAAGACCGGCAACCTGCTCGTCGACGAGGTGGCCCTGGCTCCCGGCGACACGGCCGGCGTGTTGCTCCCGCCGCACTGGCAGACCGCCGCGGTGCTGCTCGGCTGCTGGTCGGCGAAGCTCACCGTGGCCGACGCCCCGGGAACCGTGGACGTGCTCTTCGCCGCCGTCGACCGGCTCGGCGAGGCGGCGGCCTGGTCGGCCGGCGAGCGGTACGCCCTCGCCCTCGACCCGTTCGCCCTGCCGATGCGGCAGGTGCCCCCCGGCTTCGCCGACTACGTCTCCGAGGTACGCGGCCACGGCGACCACTTCACCCCGTACCCCGGACCGGGCGAGGCGGACGCGGCGCTGCTGGCCCGCGCGGAGGCCCGCGCCACGGACCTGGGCATCACCCCCGGGGCAAGGGTCCTGATCGACGTGTCGGCCCACCCCGACCCGGTCGACTGGCTCCTCGCCCCCCTGACAGCCGGCGCCACCCTGGTCCTCTGCGCCAACCTCGACCCCGCCCGCCTCCCCTCCCGCACCACCGCCGAAAAGACCACCCTGGCGGTGTAA
- a CDS encoding 5-(carboxyamino)imidazole ribonucleotide synthase produces MDARTGLPVVGMVGGGQLARMTHQAAIALGQSLHVLALAPDDGAALVAADVQYGDHTDLAALRTFAKSCDVVTFDHEHVPGEHIRTLAAEGVKLFPPAEALLHAQDKRVMRERLGALGAPNPRWRPVAEPAELVGFGDEVGWPVVLKAARGGYDGRGVWMVEDAAQAAELAATLLAGGTPLIVEERVALRRELAVQVARSPFGQVAAYPVVETVQRDGICVEVLAPAPGLAEELALAAQQLAIDLATALGVVGLLAVELFQTDAGLVVNELAMRPHNSGHWTIEGARTSQFEQHLRAVLDYPMGDTSLAAPVVVMANVLGGEPGGISIDERLHHLFAAEPGAKVHLYGKQVRPGRKIGHVTVLGDDLDDVRARAARAARWLREGCQ; encoded by the coding sequence ATGGACGCCCGTACCGGACTCCCTGTCGTCGGCATGGTCGGCGGTGGCCAGTTGGCCCGCATGACCCACCAGGCCGCCATCGCCCTCGGCCAGTCGCTGCACGTCCTGGCCCTCGCCCCGGACGACGGTGCCGCGCTGGTCGCGGCCGACGTCCAGTACGGCGACCACACCGACCTGGCCGCCCTGCGCACCTTCGCCAAGAGCTGCGACGTGGTCACCTTCGACCATGAGCACGTGCCCGGCGAGCACATCCGCACCCTCGCCGCGGAGGGCGTGAAGCTCTTCCCGCCGGCCGAGGCGCTGCTGCACGCGCAGGACAAGCGGGTCATGCGGGAGCGCCTCGGTGCGCTGGGTGCGCCGAACCCGCGCTGGCGGCCGGTGGCCGAACCCGCGGAGCTGGTCGGCTTCGGCGACGAGGTCGGTTGGCCGGTGGTGCTCAAGGCGGCCCGCGGCGGTTACGACGGCCGGGGCGTCTGGATGGTCGAGGATGCCGCGCAGGCCGCCGAGCTGGCCGCGACTCTGCTGGCCGGCGGCACCCCGCTGATCGTGGAGGAGCGGGTGGCGCTGCGCCGGGAACTGGCGGTGCAGGTGGCCCGCTCGCCGTTCGGGCAGGTCGCCGCCTATCCGGTGGTGGAGACCGTGCAGCGGGACGGGATCTGCGTGGAGGTGCTGGCCCCCGCGCCCGGACTGGCGGAGGAGCTGGCCCTGGCCGCCCAGCAGCTCGCCATCGACCTGGCCACCGCGCTCGGTGTGGTCGGCCTGCTGGCCGTGGAGCTGTTCCAGACCGACGCCGGGCTGGTCGTCAACGAGCTGGCCATGCGACCGCACAACTCGGGGCACTGGACCATCGAGGGTGCCCGCACCTCGCAGTTCGAGCAGCACCTGCGGGCGGTGCTCGACTATCCGATGGGGGACACCTCGCTGGCCGCGCCGGTGGTCGTGATGGCGAACGTGCTCGGTGGCGAGCCGGGCGGCATCTCGATCGACGAGCGGCTGCACCACCTCTTCGCCGCCGAGCCGGGCGCCAAGGTCCACCTGTACGGCAAGCAGGTGCGTCCGGGCCGCAAGATCGGGCACGTCACGGTGCTCGGTGACGACCTGGACGACGTACGGGCGCGGGCCGCGCGGGCGGCCCGTTGGCTGCGCGAGGGATGTCAGTGA
- a CDS encoding thioredoxin domain-containing protein, whose amino-acid sequence MNRLADATSPYLLQHADNPVDWWPWCDEAFAEAKRRDVPVLISVGYAACHWCHVMAHESFENEAVGRLVNDDFVAIKVDREERPDVDAVYMTATQAMTGQGGWPMTVFATPDGTPFFCGTYFPRANFIRLLDSVATAWRDQRDAVLQQGAAVVEAIGGAQAVGGITAPLTAELLDAAAAQLATEYDRSNGGFGGAPKFPPHMNLLFLLRHHQRTGSAESLEIVRHTCEAMARGGLYDQLAGGFARYSVDGHWTVPHFEKMLYDNALLLRVYTQLWRLTGDRLARRVARDTARFLADELHKPGEGFASALDADTQGVEGLTYVWTPAQLVETLGEEDGRFAADLFAVTEEGSFAPHSASAPQDGTPDGRRGVEHGTSVLRLARDVDDADPAVRARWQNVVGRLLAARDTRPQPARDDKVVAAWNGLAIIALVEFLQVAALYANPDDEDANLMDGVAIVADGALRDTAEHLATAHLVDGRLRRVSRDKQVGEPAGVLEDYGCVAEAFCALHQLTGEGRWLELAGQLLDTALARFAAPDGGFFDTADDAERLVTRPADPTDNATPSGRSAVVAALVAYAALSGETRYREAAEVTLSTVAPIVGRHARFTGYAATVGEALLSGPYEIAVVTDDPAGDPLVAAAHRHAPPGAVVVAGRGDQPGVPLLGDRPMVDGRSTAYVCRGFVCQRPVTSVDDLVAQLRG is encoded by the coding sequence GTGAACCGACTTGCCGACGCCACCTCGCCCTACCTGCTCCAGCACGCCGACAACCCGGTCGACTGGTGGCCCTGGTGCGACGAGGCGTTTGCCGAGGCCAAGCGGCGGGACGTGCCGGTGCTCATCTCGGTGGGCTACGCCGCCTGCCACTGGTGCCACGTCATGGCGCACGAGTCGTTCGAGAACGAGGCCGTCGGCCGGCTGGTCAACGACGACTTCGTGGCCATCAAGGTCGACCGCGAGGAGCGCCCCGACGTCGACGCGGTCTACATGACCGCCACCCAGGCGATGACCGGTCAGGGCGGCTGGCCGATGACCGTCTTCGCCACTCCGGACGGCACCCCGTTCTTCTGCGGCACCTACTTCCCCCGGGCGAACTTCATCCGGCTGCTCGACTCCGTCGCCACCGCCTGGCGCGACCAGCGCGACGCCGTGCTCCAGCAGGGCGCCGCGGTGGTCGAGGCGATCGGCGGCGCGCAGGCCGTCGGCGGGATCACCGCGCCGCTCACCGCCGAACTGCTCGACGCCGCCGCCGCGCAGCTCGCCACGGAGTACGACCGCAGCAACGGCGGGTTCGGCGGGGCGCCGAAGTTCCCGCCGCACATGAACCTGCTCTTCCTGCTCCGGCACCACCAGCGCACCGGCTCGGCGGAGAGCCTGGAGATCGTCCGGCACACCTGCGAGGCGATGGCCCGCGGTGGCCTCTACGACCAGCTCGCCGGCGGCTTCGCCCGCTATTCGGTGGACGGGCACTGGACCGTGCCGCACTTCGAGAAGATGCTCTACGACAACGCCCTGCTGCTGCGGGTCTACACCCAGCTGTGGCGGCTCACCGGCGACCGGCTGGCCCGCCGGGTGGCCCGGGACACCGCCCGGTTCCTCGCCGACGAGCTGCACAAGCCGGGTGAGGGCTTCGCCTCCGCGCTGGACGCCGACACCCAGGGCGTCGAGGGCCTGACCTACGTCTGGACCCCGGCCCAGCTGGTCGAGACGCTGGGCGAGGAGGACGGCCGCTTCGCCGCCGACCTCTTCGCGGTGACCGAGGAGGGCAGCTTCGCCCCTCATTCCGCCTCCGCGCCGCAAGACGGCACTCCGGACGGAAGGAGGGGCGTCGAGCACGGCACCAGCGTGCTCCGGCTGGCCCGGGACGTCGACGACGCCGACCCGGCCGTACGGGCCCGCTGGCAGAACGTGGTCGGCCGGCTGCTCGCCGCCCGGGACACCCGGCCCCAGCCGGCCCGAGACGACAAGGTGGTGGCCGCCTGGAACGGCCTGGCGATCATCGCCCTCGTCGAGTTCCTCCAGGTCGCGGCCCTCTATGCGAACCCGGACGACGAGGACGCGAACCTGATGGACGGGGTCGCCATCGTCGCCGACGGCGCGCTGCGGGACACCGCCGAGCACCTGGCCACCGCCCACCTGGTCGACGGGCGGCTGCGTCGGGTCTCCCGGGACAAGCAGGTCGGCGAGCCGGCCGGCGTGCTGGAGGACTACGGCTGTGTCGCCGAGGCGTTCTGTGCCCTGCACCAGCTCACCGGCGAGGGGCGCTGGCTGGAGCTGGCCGGTCAGCTCCTGGACACCGCGCTGGCCCGGTTCGCCGCGCCCGACGGCGGCTTCTTCGACACCGCCGACGACGCTGAGCGGCTGGTCACCCGGCCGGCCGACCCGACCGACAACGCCACCCCGTCCGGCCGCTCGGCCGTCGTCGCGGCGCTGGTCGCGTACGCGGCGCTGAGCGGGGAGACGCGCTACCGGGAGGCGGCCGAGGTGACCCTGTCGACCGTGGCGCCGATCGTCGGGCGGCACGCCCGGTTCACCGGCTACGCCGCCACCGTCGGCGAGGCGCTGCTCTCCGGGCCGTACGAGATCGCCGTGGTGACGGACGACCCGGCCGGCGACCCGCTGGTGGCGGCGGCGCACCGGCACGCCCCGCCCGGCGCGGTGGTGGTGGCCGGCCGCGGTGACCAGCCGGGCGTACCCCTGCTCGGTGACCGGCCGATGGTCGACGGGCGGTCCACCGCGTACGTCTGCCGGGGTTTCGTCTGCCAGCGGCCGGTGACGTCCGTCGACGACCTGGTGGCGCAGCTGCGGGGCTGA
- a CDS encoding acyl-CoA dehydrogenase family protein, whose translation MAAEQSFDVYRLPEEHDAIREAVREVCAAKVAPHAAEADETATFPKASYDALRAADFHAPHIPVEYGGAGADALATAIVIEEVARACASSSLIPAVNKLGTMPLILAGSEELKQKYLTKVASGDGMFSYCLSEPEAGSDAASMTTRAVRDGDHWVLNGVKRWITNAGESEYYTVFAVTDPTARSRGISAFVVEKSDAGVSFGAPEKKLGIKGSPTREVYLDNVRIPADRMIGAEGTGFATAMKTLDHTRVTIAAQAVGIAQGALDYAKGYVQERKQFGKAVAEFQGIQFMLADMGMKLEAARQLTYAAAGKSERGDADLTYFGAAAKCFASDAAMEITTDAVQLLGGYGYTRDYPVERMMRDAKITQIYEGTNQVQRIVMARQLLKG comes from the coding sequence ATGGCCGCAGAGCAGTCGTTCGACGTCTACCGGTTGCCCGAGGAGCACGACGCGATCCGGGAAGCGGTCCGTGAGGTCTGTGCGGCGAAGGTCGCCCCGCACGCCGCCGAGGCGGACGAGACCGCGACCTTCCCGAAGGCGTCGTACGACGCGCTGCGGGCCGCCGACTTCCACGCCCCGCACATCCCCGTCGAGTACGGCGGGGCCGGGGCGGACGCGCTGGCCACGGCCATCGTGATCGAGGAGGTGGCGCGGGCCTGCGCCTCGTCCTCGCTGATCCCGGCGGTGAACAAGCTGGGCACCATGCCGCTGATCCTCGCCGGCTCCGAGGAGCTGAAGCAGAAGTACCTGACCAAGGTCGCCTCCGGGGACGGGATGTTCTCGTACTGCCTCTCGGAGCCGGAGGCGGGCAGCGACGCCGCGTCGATGACCACCCGGGCGGTGCGGGACGGCGACCACTGGGTGCTCAACGGCGTGAAGCGGTGGATCACCAACGCCGGCGAGTCGGAGTACTACACGGTGTTCGCTGTGACCGATCCCACTGCCCGGTCGCGCGGCATCTCCGCCTTCGTGGTCGAGAAGTCCGATGCCGGCGTCAGCTTCGGTGCCCCGGAGAAGAAGCTCGGCATCAAGGGCTCGCCGACCCGGGAGGTCTATCTGGACAACGTCCGGATCCCGGCCGACCGCATGATCGGCGCGGAGGGCACCGGCTTCGCCACCGCGATGAAGACCCTGGACCACACCCGGGTCACCATCGCCGCCCAGGCCGTCGGCATCGCCCAGGGCGCGCTCGACTACGCCAAGGGGTACGTCCAGGAACGCAAGCAGTTCGGCAAGGCGGTCGCCGAGTTCCAGGGCATCCAGTTCATGCTCGCCGACATGGGCATGAAGCTCGAGGCGGCCCGGCAGCTCACCTACGCCGCCGCCGGCAAGTCCGAGCGGGGCGACGCCGACCTGACGTACTTCGGCGCGGCCGCGAAGTGCTTCGCCTCGGACGCCGCGATGGAGATCACCACCGACGCGGTGCAGCTGCTCGGCGGCTACGGCTACACCCGCGACTACCCGGTCGAGCGGATGATGCGGGACGCCAAGATCACCCAGATCTACGAGGGCACCAACCAGGTGCAGCGCATCGTCATGGCCCGTCAGCTGCTCAAGGGCTGA
- a CDS encoding acetoacetate--CoA ligase, whose protein sequence is MGEVLWTPPADVRERSRIGDYLRWLAEHRGLEFADYDALWQWSVTDLDAFWQSIWDFFEVVAHTPPTATLTGRTMPGTRWFPGATLNYAENVLRMPGRADDDPVVIAHGQTRPPVTLTAAQLREQVRRVAAGLRRLGVGPGDRVAAYAPNIPETFVLLLATSSLGAIFSSCAPEFGTRSVTDRWQQIEPKVLVAVDGYRYGDKPVDRRGEVAAIRAALPSLAHTVAVAYLDPAGSVPEGAISWDELAAATDEPLTFTPVEFDHPLYVLYSSGTTGLPKPIVHGHGGILLEHLKMLALHHDLGPADRFFWFTTTGWMMWNFLVSGPAVGATIVLFDGNPGHPDLGALWRLAAETGTTYFGTSAPFLLACRKSGLVPKEIADLSALRGVGSTGAPLPAEGFTWVYENVGRDLQLQSLSGGTDVCTGFVGGVPLLPVHAGEITCRALGAKVEARSADGTPVIGELGELVITEPMPSMPVGFWNDPEGARYREAYFEVYPGVWRHGDWITINSRGGCVITGRSDATLNRGGVRLGTAEFYSVVEGLDEVVDSVVVHLEDDEGGAGELLLFVVLAEGLELDDDLRRKICRELRTALSPRHVPDEIHQVRAVPRTLSAKKLEVPVKKILTGTPVDTAAAKGALANPESLTAFATFAQRRTGSPTPSV, encoded by the coding sequence GTGGGTGAGGTGCTGTGGACGCCGCCGGCGGACGTGCGCGAGCGGTCCCGGATCGGTGACTACCTGCGCTGGCTGGCCGAGCACCGGGGGCTGGAGTTCGCCGACTACGACGCGCTGTGGCAGTGGTCGGTCACCGACCTCGACGCGTTCTGGCAGTCGATCTGGGACTTCTTCGAGGTCGTCGCGCACACCCCGCCGACCGCCACGCTGACCGGCCGGACCATGCCGGGCACCCGCTGGTTCCCGGGCGCGACGCTCAACTACGCCGAGAACGTGCTGCGGATGCCGGGCCGGGCCGACGACGACCCGGTGGTGATCGCGCACGGGCAGACCCGCCCGCCGGTCACGCTGACCGCCGCGCAGCTGCGCGAGCAGGTCCGCCGGGTGGCGGCCGGCCTGCGCCGGCTCGGCGTCGGCCCCGGTGACCGGGTCGCGGCGTACGCGCCGAACATCCCGGAGACCTTCGTGCTGCTGCTCGCCACCAGCAGCCTGGGTGCGATCTTCTCGTCCTGCGCCCCCGAGTTCGGCACCCGCAGCGTCACCGACCGCTGGCAGCAGATCGAGCCGAAGGTGCTGGTCGCCGTCGACGGCTACCGGTACGGCGACAAGCCGGTGGACCGGCGCGGCGAGGTGGCCGCGATCCGGGCCGCCCTGCCGTCGCTGGCGCACACCGTCGCCGTCGCCTACCTCGACCCGGCCGGATCGGTGCCGGAGGGTGCGATCTCCTGGGACGAGCTGGCGGCGGCGACCGACGAGCCGCTGACCTTCACGCCGGTGGAGTTCGACCACCCGCTCTACGTGCTCTATTCGTCCGGCACCACCGGGCTGCCCAAGCCGATCGTGCACGGGCACGGCGGCATCCTGCTGGAGCATCTGAAGATGCTCGCCCTGCACCACGACCTGGGCCCGGCGGACCGGTTCTTCTGGTTCACCACCACCGGTTGGATGATGTGGAACTTCCTGGTCTCCGGGCCGGCGGTGGGCGCGACGATCGTGCTCTTCGACGGCAACCCGGGCCACCCCGACCTGGGGGCGCTCTGGCGGCTGGCCGCGGAGACCGGCACCACGTACTTCGGCACCTCCGCACCGTTCCTGCTGGCCTGCCGCAAGTCCGGCCTGGTGCCGAAGGAGATCGCCGACCTGTCCGCGCTGCGCGGCGTCGGGTCGACCGGGGCGCCGCTGCCCGCCGAGGGCTTCACCTGGGTGTACGAGAACGTCGGCCGCGACCTCCAGCTCCAGTCGCTCTCCGGCGGCACCGACGTCTGCACCGGTTTCGTCGGCGGCGTGCCGCTGCTGCCGGTGCACGCCGGGGAGATCACCTGCCGGGCGCTGGGCGCGAAGGTGGAGGCCCGCTCGGCCGACGGCACCCCGGTGATCGGGGAGCTGGGCGAGCTGGTGATCACCGAGCCGATGCCGAGCATGCCGGTGGGCTTCTGGAACGACCCCGAGGGTGCCCGCTACCGGGAGGCGTACTTCGAGGTCTATCCCGGCGTGTGGCGGCACGGCGACTGGATCACGATCAACTCCCGGGGCGGCTGCGTCATCACCGGCCGCTCCGACGCCACCCTGAACCGGGGCGGCGTCCGGCTCGGCACCGCCGAGTTCTATTCGGTGGTGGAGGGGCTGGACGAGGTCGTCGACTCCGTCGTGGTGCACCTGGAGGACGACGAGGGCGGCGCCGGCGAGCTGCTGCTCTTCGTGGTCCTCGCCGAGGGCCTGGAACTCGACGACGACCTGCGCAGGAAGATCTGCCGCGAGCTGCGGACGGCCCTCTCCCCGCGGCACGTCCCCGACGAGATCCACCAGGTCCGCGCCGTCCCCCGCACCCTGAGCGCGAAGAAGCTGGAGGTCCCGGTCAAGAAGATCCTCACCGGCACCCCCGTCGACACCGCCGCCGCCAAGGGCGCCCTGGCCAACCCGGAGTCCCTGACCGCGTTCGCCACCTTCGCCCAACGCCGCACCGGCTCCCCGACCCCTTCGGTGTAA